Below is a genomic region from Lepidochelys kempii isolate rLepKem1 unplaced genomic scaffold, rLepKem1.hap2 scaffold_286, whole genome shotgun sequence.
CAGGGGCTCGTCAGCCTGCAGGTGCCCGCGGAGGAGGTGCTGAGCTCTGCCCTGCAGGAGAAACTCTCGCTCGTCCGATCCCAGCCTGAACCCCACAGGGTGAGTAACCCTCagtggggcctgtcccctctaggggtcGCCAGCTCCCACCCGGGGCGGGGCATGGGGGCTGTCCCATCTGGGGGGCGCcagctcccatctggccccaggacGGGGACTGGCTgggtcaggggggtggggaatggggcagcTCTAGGTCTCACCAATGGGGTGTCTCCCCCCTTCCCAGGAGCCCGACCCCGAAGGCCCGGACCTGCTGATGTTCTACGAGCCCCTGGAGCTGTTCGCGGAGACCCCGTACCTGGGCGTGGAGGGGCTGCCCCCCTTGCGGCTCCAGCCCCACGTCCGACCCCCGGCCTCCGCTTCCTGATGTTCCGGAAGCTCCAGCAGTGGGAGGCCTAGCGGGCTGGCCCAGGGCGGCTGGGCCTGAGAGACTGGTTCTGggggccgccccgccccgcccgagCTGTGTCCACACCCTTTGTACCCAGCCCCCCCGGGGGCCACCAAATAAACCCCCCTCTGGGCTCTCAGCTGCCGTGCCTGAACATTGGGGGGACCCCCCACGTGCACTGTGGCCCCCTGCCactgagcggggtgggggaggggtgtgtcccATTGAGCCCCATGGGGGGGAGGATTGTGTTTCCCAGGattcctcgggggggggggcgggaagcgAGACATCCCATAATTCCCTGGGCTGAATGGAGCGGGGACGTTTCCCAGCAGGCTCTGCACGcggtcctgggggagggggaggaaaaggcGCCTACACATCCCAGCAGTCTTTGCGTGGCGGGACTCCATTTCCCATGAGGCTCGGCGGTGGCCCGGCCCCTTCCGTCGTGCCCCGCGCGCAGGGATGGCGGGCGCCAGCGAGCCGCGGCTCTCGGCGGCGGAATTCGAACGGGTGAAGCTGAGTTACCTGGAGACCATCACCCAGGTAACGGAACGGACCATgcgccggggcggggggagattcCCCGGGGCCTGGCTCCGGTTttcatcccttcccctcctcccaggagctgcaggaggcggCCGGGCTGATGGGGCAGCTGGACCGGAACCTGAGCGCCTGGGCCCGGCGGGCGGGGCAGCCGGAGGCGCTGGCTCAGGTATCCCCCCGCCCCAATGGTTCGGCCCGCGcgtgtccccctccccactggtGCGTGCCGTCCACCGTTCTcagcctgctccccccccccccgttctcagccccctgcctctcccctatCCCAATGGGCTGGCTcaagtgccccccaccccacgccctcTCCCCCGTTCTCAGCCCCCCCATCCCAATGGGCTGGCTCAagtgcctccccaccccagtggGCTAGTCCACGTGCCCTCCCGCCCGTTCTCAGCCTCCTGCTCCCCCTATCCCCATGGGCTGGTCCacgtgccctcccccccccatttctcagccccctgctccccctatCCCAATGGGCTGGCCCACGTGCCCTCCCCCGTTCTCAGTCCCCTGCTCCCCCTATCCCAATGGGCTGGCTCAAGTGCCCACCGCAGGCTGGTCCACGTGGCCCCTGCTCCCCTTATCCCAATGGGCTGGCTcaagtgccccccaccccacgccctcTCCCCCGTTCTCAGCCCCCCCATCCCAATGGGCTGGCTCAagtgcctccccaccccagtggGCTAGTCCACGTGCCCTCCCCCCCCGTTCTCAGCCTCCTGCTCCCCCTAtccccatgggctggcccacgtgccctccccccccattctc
It encodes:
- the PPP1R35 gene encoding protein phosphatase 1 regulatory subunit 35 — translated: MNIPREQQLYQGLVSLQVPAEEVLSSALQEKLSLVRSQPEPHREPDPEGPDLLMFYEPLELFAETPYLGVEGLPPLRLQPHVRPPASAS